From a single Caloenas nicobarica isolate bCalNic1 chromosome 12, bCalNic1.hap1, whole genome shotgun sequence genomic region:
- the P2RY10 gene encoding putative P2Y purinoceptor 10, which yields MTHPPYSTADVSSGPTMTQSNQSCSSHHLTFKNSLYAATYTIIFIPGLLANSAALWVLCRFISKKSKAVIFMINLAVADLAHVLSLPLRIYYYINSTWPFGRFLCLLCFYLKYLNMYASICFLTCISIQRYFFLYQPFKAKDWKRRYDAAISAVVWLLVGVACLPFPIMRSYGLANNTNTCFADLQVRPIDSKVATVLMMGAAELFGFIGPLAIILFCTWKTKDSLRGFQISLQNSSEKRKASRMVSMCAIVFCVCFAPYHINFFFYMLVKENVITDCFLSTITLYIQPFCLSLASLDCCLDPILYFFMTSEFQDQISRHSSTVIRSRLMSKESASSIKE from the coding sequence ATGACCCACCCGCCCTACAGCACAGCAGATGTTTCCAGCGGCCCAACCATGACGCAGAGCAACCAGTCCTGCTCCAGTCACCATCTAACCTTCAAAAACAGCCTGTACGCAGCCACCTACACCATCATCTTCATCCCCGGCCTCCTGGCCAACAGCGCTGCCCTGTGGGTCTTGTGCCGCTTCATCAGCAAGAAGAGCAAAGCTGTCATCTTCATGATCAACCTGGCCGTGGCTGACCTGGCTCACGTCCTCTCGCTGCCGCTGCgaatatattattatattaactCCACGTGGCCTTTTGGGAGATTCCTTTGCTTATTGTGTTTCTACCTGAAGTACCTCAACATGTACGCCAGCATTTGTTTCCTCACCTGCATCAGCATCCAGAGGTATTTCTTCCTCTACCAGCCGTTCAAGGCCAAGGACTGGAAGCGGCGATATGACGCGGCCATCAGCGCCGTGGTGTGGCTCCTCGTTGGGGTGGCATGCTTGCCCTTCCCCATCATGCGCAGCTACGGTCTGGCCAACAACACCAACACTTGCTTCGCGGACCTTCAGGTCCGGCCGATCGACAGCAAGGTGGCCACCGTGCTGATgatgggagcagcagagctcttcGGCTTCATCGGCCCGCTCGCCATTATTTTGTTCtgcacttggaaaacaaaagactCTCTCCGGGGCTTCCAGATATCGCTGCAAAACAGCAGTGAGAAGAGGAAGGCTTCGAGGATGGTTTCCATGTGTGCCATCGTGTTCTGCGTGTGTTTTGCGCCGTACCACATTAACTTCTTTTTCTACATGTTggtgaaagaaaatgtcattacAGACTGTTTCCTGAGCACCATCACACTCTACATCCAACCCTTTTGCCTAAGCCTTGCAAGCCTGGACTGCTGCTTGGATCCGATCCTGTATTTCTTTATGACTTCAGAATTTCAGGACCAGATATcaaggcacagcagcactgtcaTCAGGAGTCGGCTGATGAGCAAAGAGAGTGCCTCATCAATTAAGGAATAA